The following DNA comes from Arcobacter cloacae.
ATATTAGATATTTTTTAGAGTACAAAATGTATGTTTATGAAGTAAAAACACCCTTTTATTTTTTTATTATTTTTATAACTTTCTCTTTTTTATCAATATTTTATAAAAAGGCATTTTATATTTTGAATATTTTGATGATTTTATTTAATCTATTTTTGTATTTAAGATTTTAAAACTTTATCTAAAGTGTATTTCATATCTTCATCTAAATCACTCATAGATGTTCTCATCCAATTAAGATAGTTTGCATCTACTTTAGCTACTTCTTCAATGTCTTTACCTTTATATTTTCCAAATCTAAAAGTTTTGATAAATACAGGAGTTTTTGTTAAATCTACCAGTTTTTCTATTGGATTATAATCTGGATAAATCTCTCTACATTTAGCTACAAGTTTTGTTAAAAAAAGTTTCATTACAAGCACATCACCGATTGCATCATGAGCTTTTATAGTTATATTGTGTTTTGCTGCTTCAAGTTCTTCAACTTTATAAAGTTCAAGAGCATATCTTATATATTGAAGTCTGTGATAAGGAAGTTCAGGAAATAAATGTTTTGCACATCTTAAAGTATCAATTATTTGATATTGGTTTACAAATCCTTCTTTTTTTATCATTCCTAAATCAAAAGAGATATTATGAGCAATTAAATAATTTTCATTTGAATTTAATTCTTCTAATCTTTTATAAAAATCTGTTTGGGTTGCCTTTGGTTTTCCAAGTAATAAATTAGGAGTAATATTATGAACTTCCATAGCTTCAAGTTTTATATCAATATCAGTTGAACACAACTCATCAAAAGCTTCAACTTTCCCCTTTTGGTCAACAATCATCGCACCAAATTGAATAATTTTATCTTCTTCTTGATTTCCTGTTGTTTCTGTATCAAATAAAACGTAATATGCCATAATAAATCTCCTTTAAAGTATTAACATACCATCACCATAAGAGTAAAATCTATATTTTTCTTTTATGGCTTCATGGTAAATTTCAAGTGTTTTTTCTAATCCTACGAATGATGCTATTAGCATTATAAGTGTAGATTTTGGTAAGTGAAAGTTTGTAAGTAAGCAATCAACTTTTATAGGTTTATTTGCAGGATTTAAAAATAAATCACATTCACCTTGTATTTTATTTGTTCTTACATAATACTCAACTGTTCTTGTTACTGTTGTTCCAACAGCCAAAACTTTTGAAGCATTATCTAAAGCTTTTTTTGCATCTATTCCTATTTCAAAATATTCACTATGCATTGGATGATTTAAAATATCTTCAGCATCAACTGGTTTAAATGTTCCAGCTCCCACATGAAGTGTTAGATAATTTACATTATATTTATTATTTATCTTTTCTAGAAGTTCAGGTGTAAAATGTAGTGATGCTGTAGGCGCTGCTACTGCTCCATAATTTTTAGCAAATAAAGTTTGATAATCTTGTTCATCTTTTTTTTCATCAGCTCTATTCATATAAGGAGGAAGAGGAAGGTGACCTATTTTATTTAAAATTTCTACAACTTCTAAAAAATCAAGTTTTTTCTCATTTTGGAAAAACTCCACAACACGACTACCATCTTCATTGATTTCTAAAACTAAAGCTGTTAAATTTTCGTCAAAAAATAGTTTTGTTCCTACTTTTACTTTTCCACCAATCATTACTAAATATCTATCCATAAATAATGGTTTATTAAGTAATAATTCTATTTTTCCACCAGTTTCTTTTGTACCAAAAATTCTAGCTTTTATAACTTTTGTATCATTTAAAAATATAGATAAATCATCAGGTAAAAAATCCATTAGGTTTTTAAAAGTTGAGTGGGTGATTTTATCTGTTTTTCTATCATAAACCAAAAGCCTAGCACAATCAGCTGGACTTACTGGATGGGTTGCAATTAATTCTTTTGGTAAATCATAGTCATAACTTGAAGTTTTTAATGGGTCTAGCAATTTTACTCTTCCTCTTCTTCTTTTGGAGCTGGATTAAATACTTTTGCTATGTAAATAGATATTCCATAAAGTAAAGTTAATGGACCAGCCATTAATAATTGACTAATAACATCAGGAGGAGTTAAAAGTGCTGAAATAATAAAAATAAGAATTATTGCATATCTAAAAAAGTTTTTTAACATTTTATCATCAACAAGTCCTATTTTTGCAAGGAAAAATGTGATAACAGGTAATTCAAAAGCAATTCCAAAACCAATTAGAAGTTTTGTAAAAAATCCAACATACTTACCAATACTTGGTAATACTGTAACAACAGCCGAACCAAAATTTACTAAAAATTCAAATCCAACAGGAACAACAATATAATAAGCAAAAGAAGCTCCAACTAAAAACATAAGTGTTGCAAAAAATACAAAAGGAATTACAAGTTTTTTTTCATGGTCATAAAGCCCAGGTGCTAAAAACAACCATAATTGCCAAAATATCACGGGTAAAGATATAACAAAACCACCAAAAAATGCAACTTTTAAAGCTGTAAAAAATGTCTCTTGAATTTCAACAGCAACCATGTGAGAATTTTCAGGTAAAATAGTTTTAACAGGAATCATCATCCAACTAAGAATTGGTTCATAAAATGCAAAACATACAAAAAACATAGCAACAACAGTTAAACTTGAAATTACTAATCTTTTTCTCAAATCTGCTATATGTGGTTTTAAATCTTCAAACATTAAGCATTATCCTCTTTTTTTTCATCTAATTTTACTTTAAATTTATCCTCTTTTTTGAAAGAGACTTTTTCACTTTTTTTCTCTTCAACAATCTGTGTTTCAACTTTTTTTTCATTTGTTGATGATTTTACATCATCATTTAGAATATCATTTAATCCTAAATCTATTTTTGAATCCATTGATAAAGAAGCCTTTGTCTCTTCAATTTGCGATTTAAATTTATTAGCTTCTGCTTTCATTTCTGAAATATTTAGTTCATTATCTAAAGTTGTCTTTGCATCTGCAAGTCCATTTTTAAATTTATTGATAAATTTTGCTATCTCAACCATAGCTGTAGGTAGTTTATCAGGTCCTAATGCAATAATTGCAACTATTGCAATTAAAAAAATTTCCATAAAGCCCATTCCAAACATTTGCAACTCCCGTATCTATTTAAAGGGAAAGATTTTACCTAAAATTTGTTAAAATCAACCAAAAATTAAAAACAAATCATAAGGGAAAAAATGGAAATCATAGTTTTAATAGTTGTTATAGCAATTTTATTTCTAATAGGAAAAAATTATAAAACTGAAGAATTTAAAAATATAAATTTGAAGAGAAAAGAGATTTTTCAAGGTGATTTGATGCATCATGAAGCTGGACTTTTAGTTGCATTAATGGCGAAAGTTTCAAAAGCAGATGGGAAAGTTTGTGAGTTAGAAGCTGAAGTTTTAAAACATACATTTACTGATATTTCAAATCACTTTGAAAATCAAGAAGAGATAAGAGAAAAATTAAAAGCTTTATATGCAAAAGAGAAAGAAAGTTTTGATAATTTAATAGATATTTGTAATAAATTATACAATTTAACAAAACATGATTATAATAAACGAGTTAAAATTATGGAATATCTTTTAAATTTGGCTTTTATTGATAAAGAGTTTTCAAATACAGAAAAGATGATTACAGAAGATATTTCAAATGCTTTAAAGATTAAATTAGAAGATTTTGATAATTTAATCAAAACTTTTGAATCTTTTTATGCTCAACAAGCTATGAATAAAGCATTGAGTTTAGAAAATGCTTATGATATTTTAGAGTCAAAACCTTCAGATGATGATGCAACACTAAAGAAAAATTATAGAAATTTAGTAAAAAAACATCATCCTGATATTATCTCAGGGCAGGGTGCAGCTCAAAGTATTATTGATGAAGCAACACAAAAACTTCAAGAGATAAATGAAGCTTATGAAATAATCAAAAAAGATAGAGGTATATGATTTGTTAGGGTTTGAAAAATCTTATGAAGTTTGTAACTGTAAAAAAGTGACAATAAATCAAATCAAAGATGCAATAATTAACCAAAATGCTTTAACTCTTAGTGAAATACAAGATATAACAACAGCAGGAACAGAGTGTAGGTTTTGTATTTTTCCTGAGGGTGATTTTGGGAAAATGAAAAAAAAGATTTATTGTAAAGATATTTTAAATGAAATAAAAAAAGAGATGATTAATGGCTAAAAGTTTTCCACATTCATTTGAAGTTTGTACTTGTAAACATGTAACTTTAGGTGAAATAATATATGCAATAAAAGAAAAAGGTGCAAAAACCTTAGAAGATATAGGAAATATTACAGATGCAGGGACTTGTTGTAAGTCTTGCAAAAATTCACAAAGTGATATTGGTGTAGAAAAAATGGAACTTTATATAGAAACCATTTTAAATAAATTTAATAAAGAATAAAAATGAAACAACAAATAATAGAGAATATAAAAGAGTTAATTAAAATAAATCCAGAAGAGACAATAGAAATAAATCCAAAGTATTTAGAGTATTTTGATGAAGAAGAGTTATTAGATATTCAAAAAAAATTAGAAACAAGAAAAAACGATATTTCAAAAATAAGTAATAATTATTTAGATGAAATTTATCAAAAAACAAAAAAAGATGAGATATAATTGCTTAATAAAGGATTAAGAGTGAAAAATTGGAAAAAAATTAAGGAAGATTTAATATTTTTCTTAAAAGATGAAGTTTCAAAAGCAGGGCTTAATAAAGTAACGGTTGGCTTATCTGGTGGCTTAGATTCAGCTGTTGTTGCTATTTTATGTCAAGAAGTATTTAAAGAAAATTTAAATTGTGTTTTAATGCCTTCACAATTCTCTTCACAAAGTTCAATTGATGATGCTATTGAACTTTGTGAAAAGTTTGATATTAAGTATGAAATTATTTCAATAGAACCAATGGTTAGTGGTTTTATAAAAAATATGAATGAAGATAGACTTAGAATTGGAAATTTTTCTGCAAGAATGAGAATGGCTGTTTTATATGATGTATCTTCAAGAGAGAAATCTTTAGTTGTTGGAACTTCAAATAAAAGTGAGATACTTTTAGGATATGGAACTATTTTTGGAGATACAGCTTGTGCTATTAATCCAATTGGAGAAATTTATAAAAGTGATGAGTTTGAATTTGCAAAAATATTAGGTGTTACAGATGCAATTTTAAATAAAGCTCCAAGTGCTGATTTATGGGAAGGTCAAAGCGATGAAGCAGAACTTGGTTATACATACAAGCAAATGGATGATTTATTAAAATTAATGATAGATGAAAATAAATCAAAAGAAGAGTTGATAAAATTAGGCTTTGAAGAAGAGTTTATAGATAAAATAACTTATAGAGTTAAAGCAAATGCTTTTAAAGGTAAATTACCAACAATAGCAAAAATAAAATGGAGTTAAATTAATAATGAAAAAAATACCTATATTTAGAGCATCAGTTGATAGTGATGAATTAAATCAATTAAAACAAGTACTTGATTCAAAAGAGTTTTTATCAAAAGTTTTAGAGTTTGAAGAGAGTATTGAAAAATTCATTGGTGCAAAATATGCTATTGCAACGGCAACTTCAACAGCAGCTATTCATCTTGCTTTAAGTGCTATAAAATTAAAAAGAGGTGATAAAATTTTAATGTCTGTTAACTCTTTTGTAAATTTACCTGAAGTTGTAAGACATTTTGACGCAGAACCAATTTTTGTTGATATAAATCCTGATGATATGAATATTGATTTAGATAAATTTGAAGAAGTTTTAAAAGAGAATGATTCAAAAAAATTAAGAGGAGCAATTATTACTTTTGTAGGTGGTAGAACTCCTGATTTAGAAAGATTATATGATATTGTAGAAAAATATGGGATTATATTGATTGAAGATTGTAGATCAAGTTTGGGTGCAACTTATAAAGGGAAAAAAGTAGGTAATTTAAGAGCTGATATGACAATTTTTTCAACAAATCCTTCTATTTCAAGATATGCAGTTAGTAGATCAGGTGTTATTGTTACAAATAATGAAGAGATTGCTTCAAGAGCAAAACTACTTAGAACACATGCTCTTACAACAACTTATGATAGTTATGGAAACTTAGATTATGTTTATGATGTAGTTGATATTGGACATAAATATGATTTATCGGAACTTGATGCTGCTTATGCTTTAGCTCAGTTGAATAAAACTGAAAAATTTGTAAAAAGAAGAAGAGAAATAGCAGCTTTATATACAAAAAGATTAAGTGGAGTAAAACATATAGAAATTCCTACTTATACTGATGATAATATTTTTACTCAATTTATAATCAAAGTTTCAAGAAATAGAGATGCTTTTGCTAGAGCTTTAAAAGAAAGAGGTGTTTCAACGGGACTTAATTATATTCCTTTACATCTTTTATCTTATTATAAAACAAAATATTCTATTAAAATTACAGCATTTCCAAATGCTTTAAATAACTATCAACAAATTTTGTCTTTGCCAATTTATGCAAGTTTAACTGATGAAGAGGCAAATTATGTTTGTGATAAAGTTATTGAAGTTGCATCTTCTTGGATATAAAATAATTTGAAACAAAAACTACATCTATGGATTGAAGAGTATCTCTTCTTTCCAAATAATTTTCAAAAGATTATCTCATTTTTACTAATTCCTCTAACTTTTATTTATATGCTAATTATTCTTACAAAAAGAGCAATGGCTAAAGAGATAGAGTTTGGAATTCCTATTATTTCAATTGGAAATATAATTGTTGGAGGAAGTGGAAAAACACCAGTTACAATAAATCTTGCATCTAAATATGAAGATGTTTGTGTAATTTTAAGAGGTTATGGAAGAGCTTCAAAGGGATTACAAATTGTTAGTTTAAGAGGAAAAATCTTACTTGATGTAAAATCAAGTGGAGATGAGGCGATGCTTTTAGCAAACTCTTTACCAAAAGCTACAATAATTGTAAGTGAAGATAGAAAAAAAGCTATTTTAAAAGCAAAAGAGTTAGCTTGTAAAATAGTATTTTTAGATGATGGATTTTCTAAATATCAAATCTCAAAATTTAATATTTTACTTCGACCAAAAGATGAACCAACAAATATTTTTTGTTTACCAAGTGGTGGATATAGAGAACCAAAAAGTTTTTATGCAAGTGCTGATTTAGAATTACTTGAAGGAAGAGATTTTAAAAGAGTTATAACTATTAAAAAAGATGGAAAAGTTTGTGAACTTCCTCCTAAAACTCTTTTATTAACAGCAATTTCAAAACCTAAAAGATTACTTGAGTATTTACCAAAAGATATAAAAATGGTTTCATTTCCTGATCACTATACTTTTACAAAAGAAGATATTTTAAAAATTCAAGAAGAGTATAAAGATTTTTCATTTCTTACAACAGGAAAAGATTTGGTAAAATTAAAAGAGTTTAAGATAAAAAATCTATATTTAATGGACTTAGAAATAGAGATTTCATCAAATGTTGATTTTTCTTTATTAGATGAATATTTAAATAGTTTTAAAAAGGAGTCTTAAATGACAGGAATTTTAGTCTCTTCTTTTTTGATGATATTTGTAGTTTTCTCTTTCGTTTTATATATTTATATTTTAATAGATATTTTAAGGCATGAGTTTACAGGTTATAATAAAATCATTTGGATAATAGTAATTATTTGTTTTCCTATTTTAGGGGCTTTGTTATATTTGGTTTTTGGAAGAGGGCAAAGAGTAAAAAAGTAGCAAATGCTACTTTTTAAATGGTTTTAGAAAATCTTCTTTTTTCTTCAGGAATTTTATTTAAATATGCATCAAATGGCATACAAATATTTCTAATAAGCATAGTTCCTGTTTGAGAAACTTCTATTTTATTGTCAGTTATATTTAAAAGTTCAGCTTCTTCAAACTCTTTTAAAGCTTCAATTGCATCATCAAAATACTCTTTGAAATTGATATTAAACTCTTTTTCAACCCTTGTAATATTTAAAGAGAAATTACTCATAAGTTCCATAATTACAAATTGTCTTAATTGGTCATCAGCACTTAAGGCATAACCTTTAAATACTGGTAAATCTCCATTATCAATAGCTTTTTCCCAAGGCTCTATCTCTTTATAGTTTTGAGCGTAATAATCAACACCATTTCCAATAGATGTTAAACCAATTCCTATTAAATCAGCTCCACCTTTTGTAGTATATCCTTGAAAATTTCTATGTAATTCACCTTTTTCAATAGCTTTAAATAACTCATCTTCAGGTTTTGCAAAGTGATCCATTCCTACCATTTTATAACCATTTGTTGTAAAGAAATCAATAGTATCTTTTAACATCTCTAGTTTTGTTTCTGGTTTTGGAAAAGTTGATTCATCAAATTTTCTCATAGTTTTCATAAGCCAAGGAACATGAGCATAATTAAATACAGCAAATCTATCAGTATTTAATGTAAGCATCTTCTCTAAAGTTTTTTTGAAACTCTCTTTCGTTTGAAAAGGTAGTCCATAAATTAAATCTGTATTAACTGAGTGAATTCCCGCATTTCTGGCTATATTTATAACATTTTGAGTAAGTTCAAAAGGTTGAATTCTATGAATAGTTTTTTGTACAGTTTCATCTAAATCTTGAACTCCAAAACTAAGACGATTGCAACCACCAGCTTTTAAAACATTCATATGTTCAACTGTAAAATATCGAGGATCCACTTCACAAGAAACTTCTGCATCACTAGCGAAGTTTGGAAAAATCTCTTTTACAGCAGTTATAACCTCTTCTAATTGAGAAGGAGAAAAATATGTAGGTGTTCCTCCTCCAAAATGCATTTGAGTTACAACTCTTTTAGTATTTAGATGATTTTTTAAAATATTTAACTCTTTTTTTAAATATTCAATATATCTGCTTTTTTTATCTTCTTTAGAAGTAAAGATTGTATTACAACCACAAAAATAACAAGCACTTCTACAAAAAGGCATATGAATATAAAGTGATAATGCTCTATCATCACTTTGATTTTTATAATACTCTTTTAAATCTTTTTGTGTGAAACTTTCACTAAATTCAGGAGCTGTTGGATATGAAGTATATCTAGGTCCTGGTTTTGAATATTTGACAAATTTAGCAAAATCTATCATTATTTCTCATCTCTTTTTCTATCAAGCCAAACCATTACACCTTTTTGTGCATGAAGTCTGTTTTCTGCTTCTTCAAAAATAAGACTTTGAGAACTTTCCATTACTTCATCGCTAACTTCATAACCTCTATATGCAGGTAAACAATGTAAGAAAATTGCTTTTTCTTGTGCTAATTTCATCATATTTGAATCAACCATATACCCAGCAAAATCTTTTACTCTTTTCTCTTTTTCATCTTCTTGCCCCATAGAAACCCAAGTATCAGTTGTAACAACTGTTGAGTCTTTAATAGCCTCTTTGGGGTCATTTGTTATAATGATTTTTGCACCACTATTTTTTGCCATTTCAAGAGCTTTTTCTAAAATATTTGCATCTACTTCATAACCTTTAGGCGTTGCAATTCTAAGTTCAAAACCAAGTTTTGCAGCCATATTTAGCCATGAATGAGCCATATTATTACCATCACCAACATAAGCAACAACTAAATCTTCACTTAGTCCTGCTTCTTGGATAGTCATATAATCAGCCATAAGTTGTACTGGGTGGTATTCATTTGTTAAACCATTTATTACAGGAACTTTTGAATATTTTGCAAACTCTTCAATTTTACTTTGTTCAAAAGTTCTAATCATCACCATATCAACCATTCTAGAAATTACTCTAGATGTGTCACTCATAGGCTCACCACGACCTAATTGAATATCATTTGATGAAAGAAATAAACCAATACCACCTAACTGATAAATACCTGTTTCAAAAGATACTCTGGTTCTTGTTGAACTTTTTTCAAAAATCATACCTAATGTTTTTTTAGGCATATAATCTTTAAATTCTCTTCGTTTAGTTTCATCTTTGATTTGTTTAGCTAAGTTTAGTATTTCTAAGATTTCCTCTTTAGAATAATCAGCTAATGTTAAGAAGTGTCTCATTTTATTTCCTCTGTAATTAATAAAAACAAACATTCTATTTAATTTAACTTTAGAAATTCTTAAAAATTAAAAAAAATACCTATAAAAAATATTCAATTTAAAAATCAAAATCTTAAAAAGTACCATAAAATGACACTTTTGTGACAAAAGTGCTTATTAGTGCTTAAGAACAACTCACCTAAAATTACAAAACTATTACAAAGGATAGGGTTATGATAGTAGATATATTAAAAAGAGATGGTACAAAACAAAAATTTGAATCATATAAAATTGAAGATGCAATAAAAAAAGCATTTAAGAGTGTAAATACAAAGTTTGATATTTCTGTATTCTTTAATGTTTTATTTGAACTAAAATGCAAAAGAGTAGTTGCAGTTGAAGATATTCAAGATATTATAGAAAAAGAGCTTTATAAAGCTAGATATTTTGAAGTTATGAAATCATTTATTTTATATAGACATCTTCATAAAATTCAAAGAGAACAGATTTTACAGATAAATGATGATACAACTTATATAAATTCAACACAAACCATAGAAGAGTACATATCTGGAAGTGATTGGAGAATAAAAGCAAATTCAAATACTGGATATTCTCACGCTGGACTTATAAATAATAGTGCAGGAAAGATTATCGCAAACTATTGGCTTGATAAAGTTTATACAAAAGAACAAGGATATGCCCACAGAAATGGTGATTATCATATACATGATTTAGATTGTTTAAGTGGTTATTGTGCGGGTTGGAGTTTGAGAGTTTTACTTGATGAAGGATTTAATCAAGTAAGAGGAAGGGTTGAAAGTGATGCTCCAAACCATTTTAGAGAAGCTTTAGGGCAAATGGCAAATTTTTTAGGAATTTTACAAAGTGAATGGGCTGGTGCTCAAGCTTTTAGCTCTTTTGATACCTATCTTGCACCTTATGTTTTCAAAGATAAACTTGAATATAAAGAGATAAAAAAAGCAATTAGAAGTTTTATCTATAATCTTAATGTTCCAGCAAGGTGGGGGCAAAGTCCTTTTACAAATATTACTATTGATTGGACAGTTCCAAGTGATTTAAAAGAGCAAATTCCTACAAGAAATCAAAAGCATTTATTCAAAGATTTTTATGATGAAGAACTTTTTTTAGAGATTCAAAAAAAAGGTTTAACTTCATTTGAACAGTTAACTTACAAAGATTTTCAAAAAGAGATGAATTTAATAAATAAAGCTTATTATGAAGTAATGACACAAGGTGATAAAACGGGACAACCTTTTACTTTTCCAATACCAACAGTAAATATAACTGAAGATTTTGATTGGTATGGAGAAAATACAGATTTACTTTTTGAAAATACCGCAAAAATAGGAAGTTCTTATTTTCAAAATTTCATAGGAAGTCAATATACAAAAGATGAAAAAGGAAATTTGATACAAAACGAACAAGCCTATAAACCAGGACATGTACGAAGTATGTGTTGTAGATTGCAACTTGATTTACGAGAACTTCTAAAACGAGGTGGAGGTTTGTTTGGAAGTGCTGAGATGACAGGAAGTATTGGAGTTGTAACTATTAATATGGCAAGACTTGGGTATTTGTATAAAGGTGATATAAACGGCTTATTAAAAAGATTAGAAGAGTTAATGGATTTAGCAAAAGAGAGTTTAGAAACAAAACGAAAATTTATAAATAGTATGTATGAAAGAGGACTTTATCCTTATACAAAAAGATATTTAAAGAGTTTTAATAACCATTTTTCGACCATTGGAGTAAATGGTATGAATGAGATGTTAAAAAATTACTTTGGAGAAAATATTGATATTTCAACAAAAATAGGAAATCAATTTTGTATCGAAATATTAGATTTTATGAGAGATAAAATGATTAAATATCAAGAAGAGACTGGAAATTTATATAATCTTGAAGCAACACCAGCAGAAGGAACTACTTATAGATTTGCAAAAGAGGATAAAAAAAGATACAAAGATATTATTCAAGCTGGATTTGATAAAAATATCTATTATACCAACTCTTCTCAACTTCCAGTTGATTTCACAGAAGACCCATTTGAAGCCTTGGAATTACAAGATGAATTACAATGCAAATATACAGGTGGAACGGTTCTGCATCTTTATATGAGAGAAAAAATCTCATCAGTTGAAGCTTGTAGAAAATTTGTAAAAAATGTAATCTCAAATTTTAGATTGCCTTATATCACTATAACTCCTGTATTTTCTATTTGTGAAATTCATGGATATATAGAAGGTGAACATGAGTTTTGTCCAAAATGTGATGAAGAGATTTTAAAAAAGGAGTTAAAAGATGACAAATTCAGAATTGCTTGAGAAAAATAGCCAAAAAAGGACTAAATGTATAGTATATACTAGGGTTATGGGTTATCATAGACCAGTTGAAAGCTTTAATATAGGAAAAAAAGGTGAACACAAACAAAGAGTTAAATTTACTGAATCAAAAACTAATTTATGATTTCACAAAATTTACAACAACAGATTATGTAGGACAAATGTCATGCATAATTTGGTTTATAAAGTGTAATTTTAGATGTTTGTATTGTTATAA
Coding sequences within:
- a CDS encoding (2Fe-2S)-binding protein, whose product is MLGFEKSYEVCNCKKVTINQIKDAIINQNALTLSEIQDITTAGTECRFCIFPEGDFGKMKKKIYCKDILNEIKKEMING
- the tatC gene encoding twin-arginine translocase subunit TatC; its protein translation is MFEDLKPHIADLRKRLVISSLTVVAMFFVCFAFYEPILSWMMIPVKTILPENSHMVAVEIQETFFTALKVAFFGGFVISLPVIFWQLWLFLAPGLYDHEKKLVIPFVFFATLMFLVGASFAYYIVVPVGFEFLVNFGSAVVTVLPSIGKYVGFFTKLLIGFGIAFELPVITFFLAKIGLVDDKMLKNFFRYAIILIFIISALLTPPDVISQLLMAGPLTLLYGISIYIAKVFNPAPKEEEEE
- a CDS encoding 3'-5' exonuclease translates to MAYYVLFDTETTGNQEEDKIIQFGAMIVDQKGKVEAFDELCSTDIDIKLEAMEVHNITPNLLLGKPKATQTDFYKRLEELNSNENYLIAHNISFDLGMIKKEGFVNQYQIIDTLRCAKHLFPELPYHRLQYIRYALELYKVEELEAAKHNITIKAHDAIGDVLVMKLFLTKLVAKCREIYPDYNPIEKLVDLTKTPVFIKTFRFGKYKGKDIEEVAKVDANYLNWMRTSMSDLDEDMKYTLDKVLKS
- a CDS encoding DegT/DnrJ/EryC1/StrS family aminotransferase; translation: MKKIPIFRASVDSDELNQLKQVLDSKEFLSKVLEFEESIEKFIGAKYAIATATSTAAIHLALSAIKLKRGDKILMSVNSFVNLPEVVRHFDAEPIFVDINPDDMNIDLDKFEEVLKENDSKKLRGAIITFVGGRTPDLERLYDIVEKYGIILIEDCRSSLGATYKGKKVGNLRADMTIFSTNPSISRYAVSRSGVIVTNNEEIASRAKLLRTHALTTTYDSYGNLDYVYDVVDIGHKYDLSELDAAYALAQLNKTEKFVKRRREIAALYTKRLSGVKHIEIPTYTDDNIFTQFIIKVSRNRDAFARALKERGVSTGLNYIPLHLLSYYKTKYSIKITAFPNALNNYQQILSLPIYASLTDEEANYVCDKVIEVASSWI
- a CDS encoding (2Fe-2S)-binding protein, giving the protein MAKSFPHSFEVCTCKHVTLGEIIYAIKEKGAKTLEDIGNITDAGTCCKSCKNSQSDIGVEKMELYIETILNKFNKE
- the tatB gene encoding Sec-independent protein translocase protein TatB, with the protein product MFGMGFMEIFLIAIVAIIALGPDKLPTAMVEIAKFINKFKNGLADAKTTLDNELNISEMKAEANKFKSQIEETKASLSMDSKIDLGLNDILNDDVKSSTNEKKVETQIVEEKKSEKVSFKKEDKFKVKLDEKKEDNA
- a CDS encoding tetraacyldisaccharide 4'-kinase, giving the protein MKQKLHLWIEEYLFFPNNFQKIISFLLIPLTFIYMLIILTKRAMAKEIEFGIPIISIGNIIVGGSGKTPVTINLASKYEDVCVILRGYGRASKGLQIVSLRGKILLDVKSSGDEAMLLANSLPKATIIVSEDRKKAILKAKELACKIVFLDDGFSKYQISKFNILLRPKDEPTNIFCLPSGGYREPKSFYASADLELLEGRDFKRVITIKKDGKVCELPPKTLLLTAISKPKRLLEYLPKDIKMVSFPDHYTFTKEDILKIQEEYKDFSFLTTGKDLVKLKEFKIKNLYLMDLEIEISSNVDFSLLDEYLNSFKKES
- a CDS encoding DnaJ domain-containing protein, whose protein sequence is MEIIVLIVVIAILFLIGKNYKTEEFKNINLKRKEIFQGDLMHHEAGLLVALMAKVSKADGKVCELEAEVLKHTFTDISNHFENQEEIREKLKALYAKEKESFDNLIDICNKLYNLTKHDYNKRVKIMEYLLNLAFIDKEFSNTEKMITEDISNALKIKLEDFDNLIKTFESFYAQQAMNKALSLENAYDILESKPSDDDATLKKNYRNLVKKHHPDIISGQGAAQSIIDEATQKLQEINEAYEIIKKDRGI
- a CDS encoding NAD+ synthase; amino-acid sequence: MKNWKKIKEDLIFFLKDEVSKAGLNKVTVGLSGGLDSAVVAILCQEVFKENLNCVLMPSQFSSQSSIDDAIELCEKFDIKYEIISIEPMVSGFIKNMNEDRLRIGNFSARMRMAVLYDVSSREKSLVVGTSNKSEILLGYGTIFGDTACAINPIGEIYKSDEFEFAKILGVTDAILNKAPSADLWEGQSDEAELGYTYKQMDDLLKLMIDENKSKEELIKLGFEEEFIDKITYRVKANAFKGKLPTIAKIKWS
- a CDS encoding PLDc N-terminal domain-containing protein, producing the protein MTGILVSSFLMIFVVFSFVLYIYILIDILRHEFTGYNKIIWIIVIICFPILGALLYLVFGRGQRVKK
- the queA gene encoding tRNA preQ1(34) S-adenosylmethionine ribosyltransferase-isomerase QueA, with the translated sequence MLDPLKTSSYDYDLPKELIATHPVSPADCARLLVYDRKTDKITHSTFKNLMDFLPDDLSIFLNDTKVIKARIFGTKETGGKIELLLNKPLFMDRYLVMIGGKVKVGTKLFFDENLTALVLEINEDGSRVVEFFQNEKKLDFLEVVEILNKIGHLPLPPYMNRADEKKDEQDYQTLFAKNYGAVAAPTASLHFTPELLEKINNKYNVNYLTLHVGAGTFKPVDAEDILNHPMHSEYFEIGIDAKKALDNASKVLAVGTTVTRTVEYYVRTNKIQGECDLFLNPANKPIKVDCLLTNFHLPKSTLIMLIASFVGLEKTLEIYHEAIKEKYRFYSYGDGMLIL